A genomic segment from Leptospira ryugenii encodes:
- a CDS encoding phytoene desaturase family protein — protein MEKYDSVVIGAGNAGLMAATRLQKEGKKTLLLERHNIPGGCATSFVRGDFEFEVALHQLSGVGTESEPFIMRSIFKELGVLDKIELVQDESLYRVIIPGYVDETLPADWDELRTHLIKLYPEEAHSIEAFLSMSEALIQEYYYVLPRVRLSNDPSKLESKCPNFKKYGLRPTREVLAEYFKDEKLINVITPYWSYVGIPTSQLVFSEFIGMLYFYCKYKPWHIKGGSQMLSNALLNSFLEAGGEVKFNCAAEKIFTKDQRVHSVQLETGEVVECDFVVSNASPLITYHELLQEKVPESVLKDFKSRRMGVSAVCLYLGLDASPEEIGFTTASTFVMSVSDLNVTEDRMYTLDAPDWGMVTCYNFIDEELAPKGKTVVTLVALQYGEAWKHIPAEDYIATKYEFGDKLISLIEHAYPKIRKHIEKAEVATPLTMMRYLNTPGGAIYGFRQSVQDGSLMRESLDAIEGLYSASSWTSMGGFQPTYLNGYYTARKILKSSKQKNSDFKSKIEK, from the coding sequence ATGGAAAAGTATGACAGTGTAGTGATTGGGGCAGGGAATGCAGGTTTGATGGCGGCTACTCGGCTTCAAAAAGAAGGCAAAAAAACCTTACTTTTAGAGCGCCATAACATACCCGGTGGATGTGCTACCTCCTTTGTAAGAGGAGATTTTGAATTTGAGGTTGCTTTACACCAATTGAGTGGAGTTGGCACAGAATCAGAACCTTTTATCATGCGTAGCATTTTTAAGGAGCTTGGAGTATTGGATAAGATCGAACTTGTCCAAGATGAGTCTTTATACCGAGTGATTATTCCCGGTTATGTAGATGAAACCCTGCCCGCTGATTGGGATGAATTAAGAACTCATCTGATCAAACTCTATCCTGAAGAAGCGCATTCTATCGAAGCTTTTTTATCAATGAGTGAGGCTTTGATACAAGAGTACTATTATGTTTTACCAAGAGTTCGACTGTCGAATGACCCTTCCAAACTTGAGTCAAAATGTCCAAATTTCAAAAAATACGGACTTAGGCCAACGAGAGAGGTTTTGGCTGAATATTTTAAAGATGAAAAATTGATCAATGTTATTACGCCATACTGGAGTTATGTGGGAATCCCTACATCTCAATTGGTTTTCTCTGAATTTATAGGTATGTTATACTTCTATTGCAAATACAAACCTTGGCATATAAAAGGTGGGTCTCAAATGCTGTCCAATGCATTGCTCAACTCCTTTTTGGAAGCAGGTGGAGAAGTGAAATTCAATTGCGCTGCAGAGAAAATATTTACCAAAGACCAAAGGGTCCACTCGGTTCAACTAGAAACAGGCGAAGTGGTAGAATGCGATTTTGTGGTGTCTAACGCAAGTCCATTGATCACTTACCATGAATTACTCCAAGAGAAAGTGCCGGAATCAGTCTTAAAAGACTTTAAGTCTCGGAGAATGGGTGTATCGGCTGTTTGTCTATATTTAGGTCTGGATGCTTCCCCAGAAGAAATAGGTTTTACAACGGCATCGACCTTTGTCATGTCTGTCTCCGATCTAAACGTAACAGAAGACCGCATGTATACCTTAGATGCTCCCGATTGGGGAATGGTAACTTGCTATAATTTTATCGATGAAGAGTTAGCTCCAAAAGGCAAAACGGTTGTCACTTTAGTTGCTCTACAGTATGGCGAAGCTTGGAAACATATTCCTGCAGAAGATTATATTGCCACAAAATATGAATTTGGCGACAAATTGATTTCCTTAATAGAACATGCTTATCCAAAAATTCGCAAACACATTGAAAAAGCTGAGGTTGCCACTCCTTTAACAATGATGCGATATTTGAACACTCCAGGTGGAGCTATTTATGGATTTCGTCAATCTGTCCAAGATGGAAGTTTAATGCGAGAGTCTTTAGATGCCATCGAGGGTCTCTACTCTGCAAGTAGTTGGACAAGCATGGGTGGTTTCCAACCAACATACCTGAATGGCTACTATACTGCTAGGAAGATCCTAAAATCTTCAAAACAGAAGAATTCTGATTTCAAAAGCAAAATAGAAAAATAA